One part of the Janthinobacterium sp. 17J80-10 genome encodes these proteins:
- a CDS encoding ABC transporter substrate-binding protein — translation MSNNKIDTLWFTRCAGSGRGGVPTASGIAYRLGWLDDEFINDGIQLRSLQEDGNQSLRHHHYEHGLETLIREGGNLFAIPAKAQGAKTRLIGLTWIDEGQSIIVRPDSDIRTPQQLKGKRLGLPAFRDADIAENRRGRSITRFGSLAGYKGALASAGLTLDDVTLVEIGSGNPAATGGDKFGGWQQSLQALLDGKVDGVYVKGAAAADGARKQGLTVGIDLDKLPEKRFRVNNGTPRPITVHEHFIENHFDVLVRFLTQTLRAAEWAKTNLSAVHEILQAETGGTAEGVAAAYRDGFHQSLAPDLSAERVALFRQQKDFQLAYGILDRDFDYDAWIDPRPLEEAQRRLHDLSYAAGTQKRAA, via the coding sequence ATGAGTAACAACAAGATCGATACCCTCTGGTTCACCCGCTGCGCTGGCAGCGGACGCGGCGGCGTTCCTACCGCCTCCGGCATCGCCTACCGGCTCGGCTGGCTGGATGATGAATTCATAAATGATGGCATCCAGCTGCGCTCACTGCAGGAAGACGGCAACCAGTCCCTGCGGCACCACCATTATGAACATGGCCTGGAAACCCTGATTCGCGAAGGCGGCAACCTGTTTGCCATTCCGGCCAAGGCACAGGGTGCAAAAACCCGCCTGATCGGCCTGACCTGGATCGACGAAGGCCAGTCCATCATCGTGCGACCGGATTCCGACATCCGCACGCCGCAGCAACTGAAAGGCAAGCGTCTGGGTCTGCCGGCGTTCCGTGATGCCGACATCGCCGAAAATCGCCGCGGCCGCAGCATTACCCGGTTCGGCAGTCTGGCGGGCTACAAGGGCGCGCTGGCTTCTGCAGGGCTGACGCTCGACGACGTCACTCTGGTCGAAATCGGCTCAGGCAATCCCGCCGCGACTGGCGGCGACAAGTTCGGCGGCTGGCAACAAAGCCTGCAGGCTCTGCTTGACGGCAAGGTCGATGGCGTCTATGTCAAGGGGGCCGCCGCTGCGGATGGCGCGCGCAAGCAGGGGCTGACGGTCGGCATCGACCTGGACAAGCTGCCGGAGAAGCGCTTCCGTGTCAACAATGGCACGCCGCGGCCGATCACTGTGCATGAACACTTCATCGAAAATCACTTTGACGTGCTGGTGCGCTTCCTGACGCAAACCCTGCGCGCCGCCGAATGGGCCAAGACCAACCTGAGCGCCGTGCACGAAATCCTGCAGGCGGAAACCGGAGGCACCGCAGAAGGCGTGGCCGCCGCCTACCGCGACGGCTTCCACCAGTCGCTGGCGCCGGACCTGTCTGCCGAACGAGTCGCCCTCTTCCGCCAGCAAAAAGACTTTCAGCTGGCGTATGGCATTCTTGACCGCGACTTCGATTACGATGCCTGGATCGATCCGCGTCCACTCGAAGAAGCGCAACGCCGTTTGCACGACTTGTCATACGCGGCAGGCACGCAAAAACGGGCTGCATGA